The Polycladomyces zharkentensis genome segment GCCGCGCTCCCCGATGATCTTTCCATTGGTCGTATAATACGTGACATGGACCGTTCCCGTACAGTCTGTCTCCAGGACGGCATAGGAAGGAACGCGAAATCCCCTCGGATAGGCGATACTCCCCGGATTGATGAACAACCGGCCGTTTGCCTGCTCACATACGGGAAAGTGAGAGTGCCCGAAACAGGCGATGTGGGCATCTACTTCCTCCGCTCGATAACGAATGGGCAACAGGGATGTTTTTACCTGATACCGATGGCCGTGGGTAACATAAAAGCGAATCCCCCCGGTTTCCCACACCGATTCCTTGGGGGCATCTTCCCAATCGCAGTTTCCCTGTACCACCGTCATGGACACATCCGGCAACTGATCGGCGGAAGTGCAAAAGTCGCCGCAGTGAATCACATGATCCGCCTTCACCTTTTGCACGATCTGTTTCAGCAAATTCGCTTTTCCATGGGAATCGCTCACAATGAGTACACGTATCGCTGACCCCTCCCATTCTGGTACTCAGGCAGATGGCGATGGGGAAAACGAAGTCTGAATGTAGCCTCGGTCGGACTGCGGTCTTGTCGCTCGCCTGGAAAACAATGTCCCTTTATGGAATGACCAGACACTCTCCGGAACGTGTCCGGCGATATCAGAAAGGCCCTCTCTCCATCTTCACAACGCGAACTGCGAGCGAAACAGCTCCAACAACTTCTGGATCGCCCGTGCCCGGTGACTGATCTCGTTTTTTCGTTCGGGAGGCAGTTCCGCCATGGTTTTTCCTTCTTCCGGCACGAAAAACAGCGGATCATATCCAAATCCGTACGCGCCACGCGGCTGGTCCGCAATGCGGCCGTGACACTCCCCGCGAACCACCCGTGTCTCTTCACCAGGCACGGCCAACGCGATCACGCAGACAAACATCGCATCGCGGCTCTTATCGGGCTTACAGCTCAGTTCCGCCAACAGCTTGCGGTTGTTATCCTCGTCGGTTGCATCGGGACCGGCATAACGGGCTGAATAGACGCCGGGAGCGCCATTGAGCGCCGGTACCACCAATCCGGAATCATCGGCAATCACGGGGCGATCCAATGCACGCATCGCCGTTTCCGCCTTTTTGATCGCATTGGCCTCAAATGTGTCGCCGTCTTCCACGATGTCGGGAACGCCCGTCGCCTGTGTGAGATCCACCACCGGCAGCCCCAGCTCCCGCCGCAAAACGGCGTCAAATTCATTCGTCTTGTGTCTGTTGCGGGTGGCCAGCACCACATCCGGCCACCGCCACGAACTATTCCGTTGCGCTTTCAACAGCGTTCCCTCCGATCAGCGCAGCGGCTTCTCCCAGCACTTCACGCTGATAGGCAATCAACTGTTGCGTCCCCAGCTTGGCCAAATCCAACAAGCTGTGCAACTCTTCCGGGGTGAACGGTGCTTCCTCGCCTGTCCCCTGCACCTCGACATATTTGCCCGAACCGGTCATCACCACATTCATGTCCACATGTGCCGATGAATCCTCTTCGTAACACAAGTCCAAACAAGGCTGGGTACCTACGATCCCCACACTGGTGGCGGCCAGAAAGTCCTTCACCGGCAAACGGGAAAGCGTTCCCGCCTTCACCATTTTGTACAATGCATCCACCATGGCCACAAAGGCACCCGTGATGGAGGCGGTACGTGTTCCGCCGTCCGCCTGGATCACATCGCAGTCCATCCAGAGCGTCCGTTCACCCAATTGTTCCAAATCCACCACTGAGCGAAGCGCACGACCGATCAAGCGTTGGATTTCCATCGTACGCCCGCCCACTTTTCCTTTGCTGGATTCACGAATGGTGCGCGTCTGCGTGGCTCTCGGCAGCATGGCATATTCCGCCGTCACCCAACCTTTCCCCGTTCCGCGCATAAAGGGGGGCACCTTGTCTTCCACCGTTGCAGTACAGATGACGCGCGTGTCACCGACACTGATGTAGACGGAGCCCTCGGCCGTTTTTATGTAATCCAGCACCATCTCCACTTTCCGCATCTCATTAAACGCTCGTCCGTCTACTCGCAATCGCTTCCCCTCCATCTTCAAATCCTCATCCATTATAGCATAACCGATTGGTTTCACCGTAAGTACGAAAAGAAATCATAAAAGAAAAAAAGAGGCAGTCTTCCACCTCTTGTTGGGATTACCCAAAGGGTCAGAATTTACCGGGGTTGACGATCTCGGGACGCATCACCGGTTTCGCCAGGGACTGGCCGGTTTCGATCGTGCCGTCAGCCTTCCCGTCGACGGTGATTTTTACCTTTTTCACGCCGGTGTTTTCCGTCAACGAGAGGACAATGGTCTGAATGGCGTCTTTGGATGCCGATTTTTGATCGCTGTACTGCAGCAATTCCTTGCTGAAATCGGCCATCACCGTATCCCCTTTCACGGTGGCGGAATGGACTTGCGTCGTTTCGGACAGTGCGCTGCTGAGACGGGACCCGTTTTGCGGCCCCTTCACCAATTCCGCCAATGTTGCTTGAGCCACATTGTCCGTCCTGTTGATCATCCGCGTCACCGGCACATAATACACCATGTTGTCCGGCGTCTGGCCGAGGAAGTATAGCGTAACCGGCATGCTTTGGCTGATGTTGACACCTTCGGCCATTTCCACGTTGATTCCCTGTTCCCGTGTCAGCCCCTGTGTGGGGGTTTTGCCTTTGGGCATCGTTTCCAGCGGGTGTCCGTTCACCCAGATGTTCACCCGCTTGACGGAATCAAACCCCGTCAAGGTCCAGGTCACCGCGCTCAGAATCTGATTTTCCATCTTGGGATCATATGACAGAAACTCCTTGGAAAAGTCGACCGTGGCCGTCCCATCCTGGATGTTGACCCCCTTCACTTCGGTTCCCTTTGGCAGAACCCCGCTGAATCCTTTGGGCAACATCCTTTCCTCCTGACCGCCCTTCACCAGGTAGCGAAGTGCCTCCTTGGCAATGCCTTTTTCCCTGGGAATGGACAATGTGTAGGGGACCACATATCCCGAATCCGTCAAAAGATACAACTCCACTCCGCCCTGTTTTTTGGCCGAAACCGCTTTGGCCGTACCCGCCGCCGTACCCTGATCCTTCGGTTGCAGATCTGCCGGCGGCGGATCGATGACACGGGAGGTTTTCTCATTCGGTCCGTACAAGCAGCCGGACAGCAATAATGAGATAAGGAGCAACACCATGCCAACATACGCGGTTCTACTTCGCATCTCATTCCCTCCTTGGACAAAGTTCCATTACATGTATACGAGCCCTGGAGGGAACTTATCACCGCGAATGTCAAAACCGCATCAAACCCCGGACACACCGGTTGTGGCAACCGGTTCCAGCTCGGCTTGTTCCACTGTAATGGACATGCCCAACCAGCGTTCGGCGATCCGGCGGAACCCTTCCGGCTCCCCGCTGGTGAAAAACTGATGTGAAACCTGACCTGCGGGTTGTTCCCTTTCCGCCAGCAGTCGTTTGTGATTGAGGACCACGCTCAATTCGCGGGCGGTCTCTTCCGCCGAACTGATCAGGATCACCTGTTCGCCCATCACTTTTCCGATCAAATCAGCAATCAACGGATAATGCGTACAACCCAATATCAATGAGTCCACATCCTGCCCTTTCATGGGCGCCAGCGACGTTTCCACAATCCGATACGCCTGCTCCGTCGGACCCACACCGCTTTCCACCAGCGGCACCAAGGCAGGACATGCATGACTGACGACAAACAAATTGGGATGAATCCGTCTGAGCGTTTTCTCATATGCGGCACTTTGTATCGTTCCCTGCGTGCCGATCACACCGATCCGACCGTTTTTCGAAGCCTTGATGGCCGCACGGGCTCCCGGTTCGATGACGCCGAGCACGGGGATATCCACTTGCTCCCTGATCAACTCCAACGCGGCTGCCGTCGCCGTGTTGCAGGCAATGACCAGAGCTTTCAACGGGAAGCGCATCAAAAAGCGCACAATTTCCAACGTGAATTGCCGCACTTCTTCCGTCGAGCGCGGTCCATACGGACACCGACGCGTGTCTCCAAAATACACGACCGTTTCCCGTGGCAATTGGCGGAAGACTTCCTTGACCACAGTCAATCCGCCAACGCCGGAATCCAAAATGCCGATAGCGCGATTGCTGGATGTCAATTGGTCCATGGTTGTCAGCTCATTCCTCCACTTTTCTCTTGCTTTGCCGTTTTTTCATGGTTACAACTCTCTGCTTGACCGATTGATATATCTTATGTCGGTCAATCCCTCGATGCTTATGCCAGTGTTTGGCTGATCCATTCTTTTTGATCCGGATACATCTAATCTTTCATCCGCTCGTACAACATCTCCAGATGCTGGCCGATGGCTTTGACCTCCTCAGGAGCAAAATGCCCCAATATTTCGGCCAAATACTCCTGGCGTGCCTGCATCACGTCGCGGATGACGGTTTCTCCCCGCTCCGTCATGTGAATGCGGACGACCCGACGGTCCCGCTCGTCTCTGACACGGGTCACAAATCCGCTTTTCTCCATTCTGTCAACCAGGTCCGTCATGGTACTGCAAGCCAAACACATTTTCTGGCTCAACTCACCGATTGTCAAATCCCCCTCCTCCATCAAATAGATCAATGCGGTGAATTGGGGAGGGGTGATGGGAAAACGCGTCAATATTTCGCGTCCCTTTTGTTTGACGATGGTACTGATTCCCCGTAACAAACGCTCGATCTTATTGACCAACTCCGGTGAATGTGAATGCGTCCGCATGCTTCTTCTCCTTCAATCAATGTCCATCAATCGTCTTTTATTGTAACCGGAATCTTCGCAGGTTCATCCTCTCTATGAAAAACAAGTTATGAAAAGTATACAAAAAACCCGACCGAGTGACAAACAGGAAACCCAATCGATCATCTGTTATGTATCAGAGAGGGGGTGTAATTAGAACTATCATTTCTTATATTTAATATTTACACTTATTCATTTTTTTGCTAATATTGATTCGACCAGCAGAAGGTAAGAGAATTTGGAACCTTATCAAAGGAGGAAGGGCTTGCCGTATGAATCACCTCAGACGGAAAAGCGCGGGAATCATGGTTTTGATCGCCTTCGGTCTCCTTCATATACCATCAGCTTGGGCGTTTACACCTTGGTATGTCAACGGAAGTTCGGGGCCGATCTGGCATCAGCCCAACCATTATGTTTATTACCGTTGGGGTGGAAACATCAGCAGTGGGACAACCTATTACGAAGGATTTCGACAGGCGTTGGCCGATTGGAACAATGCCCAGGGGCAACGGAAGTTTGTCCGGGGAGGGTCAACTGCACCGGGGGCGTTGGACACTTACAACGTAGCCGACGGCACGTACGGCACCACCAACCTTTCCGGTAACACCTCCACCGGTTCGATCAACGCCTGGGCCGCCAAAATCAATCGGTGGTATGCCAAGACCCATACGTCCAGCGGAGCCAGAAACACGGCCGGACATGAACTGGGACATGCCCTCGGACTCCATCACACGAACAATTACGCCATCATGAATGTCAAAGAAACCGGGATCATGATCCCGCAGTCGGATGACATCAAGGGCATCAACTACATTTACTGACAAAAGGGGGCATTCCTTTGTCGAACGCACTGAAAGGAATCTGGATATTGATATTTGCCGGAATGCTGATCATCGGCAGTGTTGTTTTTTTCACCCAATCCCAAGCGTCGCAGCCGGGCGAGATCCGGGTTACTTCCTCATCGCAAACCATCACCGTTGACACACTGGAGAAAATGACACACCAAGCAGATTACATCGTGGTGGGTACGTTTGAAAAGTTCGATTCCACTTGGAACGCCGCCCGTAAGGGAGACGGTCCCGACGCCAAACCGGATCCCCGCCATTATGCAGAGGGCCGTTTGTACGACTTTCATGTGAATGAGGTGCTAAAGGGTTCGATTCCCGATCGCATCATCAAGGTCAGCATCATCTATGCCAAAACGGAACAGGATCTCCACATCAACGGACGACCATCCCGCATCACGATGAGAGACCCCCATTTTATCGCACCCGTGTTCGGCAAAAAATACATCCTGTTTTTGACCAAGGCGAACAATGTTCCCCCCATTTACGGCATCCCTTTTCACCCCTATCAAATTCAATTCGATGATGCCGGCAAAGCCGTGTTGAAAAAACCGAACAGCCAACCGATGATTGAGAAGAAGCAGTTCGGATCTTCCCAAGTAGTGATCACTCACGAGACGGATTTCAAAATGAATGACACCATTACCGGCAGGGATTTCAAAGAGATCAAGGCGGAGATTCTGCGCGCAACAAAACGGCAATAGGAAAAAGCCGGGAGGTTGAAAACTCCCGGCTTCAGTTTGGATGACAAATTCCGCGGCCTCCGACTTCCCGTCTCCGTTCCGTAGCGACAGCACGAGCCGCTTGAGGGAAATCAGACCCGATCCGCCCTTCCGGCCCTTCTTTACATCAGCATCGTCTGATCCATATCGTGAGCATTCCCCTTCGCTCGGCTGCACCCAGGGAAGCAGCGCAAGGTCGCTTTTGATTCTCAAGGACAGGATGCGGGCAAGAGATACTTCGTTCAGGACATTGCCAAGGAATGGCCAAATACACCCTGGGAACAGGCTGCTCTTTTAATCTCTTCCCATGTGATGCCTTAAAAGCTCGAAAACGCGCAGACAACTTCAAAAATCAAAGATTTGAAGCCAGTTCTCAATGGGGATTTGGGGAACGACCTCAGAATCGGTCATCCGCTTTCACCTTTCTCAACATGAACATTGCCGTGACATTATGTAGCATGTTGGCTCAACAAAGCCCTCCCTGAACCATCCCCAAAGTGACAGACATTGATGTGGTTACAATCAAGATCAGGAGCGGGGCGTTCCGACACAACCTGATCCCCCGGCTAAAAAACCTCACCTCCCGTTTAGGCATGAAATTAGACCCATGACCTGTTACCAATGCGGATAGGTAAACAAATCCTGGTTATGAAATGGATCCCCTCTTAAGGAGAGGGATAAGTGCACCTATACAGGCCACACTGATGTGTGGCCTGAGACTGCTGACAAAGTTCGCGAAAAGCCGTCTACCGACTCCGCTCCGTACCCTTGCGGCTGGAGTCAGACGGCTTTCGCTCTGAACCTCAACAACCTGAAGACTTTTGGTAGCTTTGTCATACAATACGCCACCAGGAAACAGGTGTTGCCGTTAATCCTTTGCCTTCAACCAGACTGATTCATTAATAACCAAATCCGATTCCGGCAAAGACAAAGATCGTAGCGATGACCAACAGGAAAATCAAGAGACGGCGAAGTCCGATGCCAAAACCGAAGCCATAACCCCAGCTCATCTGACTCCCCCCTTTCGTCCAATCCCGGATTCACATTATTCATCACCGTTCTTCTCGGAAACCACAAATGCCTCAATAACGGAAAAATGGTTATTTACATATAAACCAAAAAAATTTGCTTGCCACTATCAACAGTAGCCCTTCCTCATCACAAAAGCCGGAACACTGTTTCCCACAAAACAGTTGGCAAAGATTTTGTTGAGGCAGATATTGAACCTCAATCCAATGGCAATACCCCTGCTCAAACGGCGGAGGTTCATTTTTGTCAACAGGAATACACTCCCGGGCTCCTCCATGGCGGGTAGTGCCCCCTTCATATCAACCCTTCGGAACGAGATTGCACGAATGTGTGGTCTCGTCAGTCATTTTTTATACTTGGGCTAAACCCATATTTGTCATCCTAGATCCAATCAAAATATGGGCCTTTACCCAACACTCCTTTTTTCTCATGTTTAGGTGAGCTTTATCCACAAACGATTCACTTTTATCAAGAGCGAATTCTGCAACCGCAAGCTAACGCTTCCCTGCTCGAGGATGTCGCTATCGGCTAAGCAGGGTGATTGGTCAGAATGTCCGCTTCAACTCATTGCGAAAATGGGACCAAAGGGCCAACCAAAAAAGTTCGTTGTCAATATCAACAATGACAATCATAAGAGCATCTTTTTTTCTGTAAAAAATGCTTTGAATTGACAAACCCGACAGATGAACCACTGGGTTTGTCATGATCGGGAATGATTAGATATCTGATACAACAACTTCTGTAAGGGATCAGCCATCACCATGAAAGACATATGTCGGACATGCTACCGAGACAAATCTTCTATCATCCTCTCATTTTTTATGTGAATTCACCTTATGGAAGGGTTAATTTTACGGGTACAAAACGCCCATGAACGATGTTATTATAGTTTAGGGATAATACAGATAATCATTATCCGAGTTAGGGGTGATTTATTTTGCAATTCAGCGTTGGTGTCGAATATGCTTTACATTGCCTTCTGCATTTAATAGATCAACCTTCCAATCAATCCATAGGAATCAAACAGTTGGCTCAATACCAAGGAGTTTCTGAAACATATCTGGGGAAAGTATTCACACGCTTAAAAAAAGCTGGAATTGTTACATCGACACCCGGAGTGAAAGGCGGCTATCAACTGGCCAGGAATCCCGAAAAAATCACATTTTTAGATGTAGTAGAGGCTTTGGAAGGAAAAACTCCTCTTTTCCAATGCAAAGAAATCCGACAAAATTGTGTGATTTACAAGGATCAGCCAGCCCCGGATTGGATGGTTCAAGACCCTTGTTTGATTCAATGTGTCATGCATGAGGCCGAACAGAAGATGAAATCGTATTTGGCGACCAAAACCTTGGCATGGTTACATGAAGAGTTGAACCGGAAAATTCCGGATCAAATCCAAACGAAGAAAAGAGAGTGGTTTAAACAGGCGTTATCCTGATGAACCATATTTTTTTGGATTGAACTACAGCCCATAAACTCTTCAATAACTAAAACGGGGTGTATCGATGAATCCTGCAATGCAAAATCGCTTTCGTTTGCTGGTTGGTTGGATTACCCTGTTTATTATCGGGACAGATCTCTTTGTGGTGTCCCCGTTGTTGCCGCTGATCGCGAAAAACTACCATGTGACGTCGGCCGAAGCAGGATGGATGGTCACTGCTTTTTCTGTGGCTTATGTGGTTGGAGCTCCTTGGCTGGGTTCGCTTTCCGATAAAATCGGTCGGAGAAGACTCATCGTACTGGGTCTGTTTATATTTGCCTCGGCTAATTTACTGACCGCTTATTCAATGCATTTTTACTTATTGGTTGCCAGCCGGTTGTTGGTTGGATTGGCTGCAGCAGCCATCACACCTTCGATTTATGCTGTGACTGGAGATGTGGCACCGGATGACCGGCGCGGTTCTTGGTTGGCTATTGTCGGATCGGGGCTGCTGATGGCGTTGTGGGCCGGTGCACCGATCGGTTCACTGGCCGGGGAAGTGTATGGATGGACATGGGTCTTTATCGGATTGGCTGTGTTGAGCTTGTTGATGATGTTTTTGAATCAAAAGGTTTGGCCGAACGTAATAGTTTCAGGAGCTTCTCTCCAAGCTTCGGAACATGCAAAGTTTTTCGAACTGATCAAAGCCATCAGCCCCACGATTTTTTGGGGGACAGCGGTGTATGGCTTTTACACCTATTTAGGATCGGGCTTGCGAGTGGAGAATCATTTTACAGGACAAATGGTGGCCTTGGCGTTAACCTGCTACGGAATTGGCGCAGTGATTGGAAGCCTGAATGGGGGAAAGCTTGCAGATCGGTTTGGAGCCAAAAAGGTGGGAACATTCAGTCTGGTGTTACTGGGTGCATTGCTCATTGTGATCGGTGTGGCCTTGCATACTCAATGGTTATTGCTGTTGTGTTTAGCCTTGTTTGCATTTTTGGGATACGGCTTTTTTCCTGCACACCAGATGCGTTTGGTTCAAGAGCATCCACATCAGCGGGGAGCGTTTATGGCCTGGAACAACAGTGGGTTGTACATCGGCATCACGTTGGGATCTTCCATCGGAAGTGGAATCATGTCCTCCCTTGGTTTTGAATGGCTGCCTTTTGTATGCTGTGTTTCAGCTTTTATCGGATCACTGATCAGCTACCGAACAGGGTCAAACAAAATGGAAACAGCCGCCCACAGTTCGACTGAAGAGAGACCCATCTCCCGCTGAGTCTGGCAAGGATTGGTTTTATAAAGAGGAAAAAAGCTCCCTTTTCACTTCACTTGATTGCTTAGCGTAGGGCAGGGCAGGCTGCCGGACGAAGTATTTCCCGTCAGCCTCCCCCTAGGATCCGGGGTAATACCAGCATAGCTATCACCAAGTGCAATCTGGATTCCATTTACAAAGTATCGATTTTCGGACAATGAAGCGACAAGATAAAAGTACTGAAAGAAATACTTTTTTGTGTCAAAGGAGTGTGCCGCAAGATGCACCCAATTGGAGAAATAAAGGAGATTATGAGATACCCGGTTAAATCTTTTCAGGGAGAAAGCGTACAAAGGGCAAAAGTAATGAAATATGGTCTCTATGGCGACCGCAGCCATGCTTTCTTGGATGAAACAAGACCCGACAAATTCTTGACGATTTCGCAATGTCCTGAAATGGTGAGGTATCAAGCGAGGTTCTTGGGAGAGGAATCCTTGAATGACTATCCACCCGTAGAAATTACTACTCCCGACGGGAAAGTCTATTTTTGGGGGGACACCGAACTACAGCATCACATCGAACGGATGGCCGGCAGAAAAGTTTCACCAGTGGAGTTTCCCCCTACACACGTGCCTTTCGGAGCAATTGAGGAGGAGCATGTGCAGATTGTTACGGACGCTTCGCTTGAGAAATTGCAGGAGTTGTGGGGGAAAGAGATTGATGTCAGACGGTTTCGCCCCAATTTCTTGTTTACCCTTTACCAAAAAGTCCCTTTCGTTGAAGATAACTGGTTGGGGAAAATGTTGAAAATCGGGGAACTTGAACTGATGGTCAAAAGGCATTGTGAGCGTTGCATGATCATAACGGTTGATCCGAAAGACGCGAATCGCGACACAACCTTGCTTAAGACGGTAGTCAAAGAACGGAACAATTGCTTTGGAGTTTATGCCACCGTGATCAAGCCGGGAGAGATTGAAGTGGGACAACAGGTGTTGCTGATTGAATGATCAAGGTCGATTACAGGTACGTTGGCCTTTTCTTTTTATACGCCGCCGTGGGTGGTCAACGACATCATCTCTTCCAACGAGGGTTAGAACCAATCTGATCCTTCCTTCACATCAAGAGCAAAGATTGATCAAGCACGCCCGATCCTCCGGGTAAGAATGATCCGGCGCAAAGGCCTTCTCCCTATTTGCTTTTGTATGGTGGCCACGTCCTTGATTTGGTATGCTCCCTGTTCTTCTTGGGCAACCTCAAAAAAAGAAAAACCTCACGCTTGGCGCCACTAACATTGAGCCAGCGAAAGGATCTAAGAACACCGTCCGGTGGTGTTACCTTCTTGATTAAATCCACCAACCGATCAACCGGTTTTTCGGCTGGATAATATCCAATCTTTTTTGCTTTTCTTAAGTCCCTCAATATATTGGCTTAACTCTTCATCTGTAGAAAAATGAGTATGTAACACCCGATTGGTGTATGAGAGGGAGATCGATTTTTCATAAGGCAGGTTAATGTATTGACACCCTCTATTATTGCGAAAAGAAAACCAATATTCGTATAAACTGTTCTCAATCAATGAAATGACTTGTTGCCGATTTACATTCAATGTTGTCACATCCTTATCTTTGGGGTGCCGCACTCTCTCTCTTAGCCATCTCACTCTGGTGACGATGCATTCAGATACTCACAATCTGGTACTGTTGACAACCCGTCTTGGGCTTCAAAACCTAGACGGGTTTCTTTTCATTTCTGCCTAATATCCAGCTTTTTTGGCATCCTCCCCGTTCCAACAAAACACCCTTTTTCTATGGTAAATCCTTGTATTGGTTCCATGTACTCTTTGGTTTCATAGTTACCAGCGTATTTGTCGGGTTGCCTCCCTTGGATCAGTTCCCCACGTTGTCCATGACGCTGTAGCCGTGACAAGAATTTGTCGATTGGCCGCTTTTAAAACAATAGAGTTCCAATGGTAATACCCGTTTTCAGGAGCGTAAAAAGTACCATATATCTTCTACCCAATCCCAACACATGTCGACCGTTTTTCTCGCCTGATGATAACCTTCTTCATTGTCTAATTGATCCATCACTTTTTCTGTTAATCTAACAGATAAGCCACTCTGGCATCTACATTCACATTCATGATCCATTCCATGATCGCAATCCTCCTTTCTCCAACCCGCCGGCCTTTGGTAAAAGGAAAAGAACCTAATATAACTTGTTAAGAAGCTCAGTGAATGTATCACAAATAGGAACAACCTTGTCCCATTCATGGTCCCAAAAAACGACTTTGGGATTGTTTGGATCTTGCCTGAAATCAAAGCAGATAAAGTTACCGGCTGGATCATCGGCAATCGGGAAAACGTCCTTTGGCAATGCCTTCTTAATACGGTTATACACATCCAAAATGTACATTTCACTATCCGGCCGGAAACTGAGCAAAAAGCCAAAGGAAGTACCTTTTCTTCCTTCAAAATCAAATGTACTGGGCTCTGGCGTGGCACCGTC includes the following:
- a CDS encoding matrixin family metalloprotease translates to MNHLRRKSAGIMVLIAFGLLHIPSAWAFTPWYVNGSSGPIWHQPNHYVYYRWGGNISSGTTYYEGFRQALADWNNAQGQRKFVRGGSTAPGALDTYNVADGTYGTTNLSGNTSTGSINAWAAKINRWYAKTHTSSGARNTAGHELGHALGLHHTNNYAIMNVKETGIMIPQSDDIKGINYIY
- a CDS encoding GerMN domain-containing protein gives rise to the protein MRSRTAYVGMVLLLISLLLSGCLYGPNEKTSRVIDPPPADLQPKDQGTAAGTAKAVSAKKQGGVELYLLTDSGYVVPYTLSIPREKGIAKEALRYLVKGGQEERMLPKGFSGVLPKGTEVKGVNIQDGTATVDFSKEFLSYDPKMENQILSAVTWTLTGFDSVKRVNIWVNGHPLETMPKGKTPTQGLTREQGINVEMAEGVNISQSMPVTLYFLGQTPDNMVYYVPVTRMINRTDNVAQATLAELVKGPQNGSRLSSALSETTQVHSATVKGDTVMADFSKELLQYSDQKSASKDAIQTIVLSLTENTGVKKVKITVDGKADGTIETGQSLAKPVMRPEIVNPGKF
- the rph gene encoding ribonuclease PH, producing the protein MRVDGRAFNEMRKVEMVLDYIKTAEGSVYISVGDTRVICTATVEDKVPPFMRGTGKGWVTAEYAMLPRATQTRTIRESSKGKVGGRTMEIQRLIGRALRSVVDLEQLGERTLWMDCDVIQADGGTRTASITGAFVAMVDALYKMVKAGTLSRLPVKDFLAATSVGIVGTQPCLDLCYEEDSSAHVDMNVVMTGSGKYVEVQGTGEEAPFTPEELHSLLDLAKLGTQQLIAYQREVLGEAAALIGGNAVESATE
- a CDS encoding SMI1/KNR4 family protein — translated: MKKIEWLASEAELNDEKIKTVEDQWKIQFPNDFVECVCKNDGATPEPSTFDFEGRKGTSFGFLLSFRPDSEMYILDVYNRIKKALPKDVFPIADDPAGNFICFDFRQDPNNPKVVFWDHEWDKVVPICDTFTELLNKLY
- the racE gene encoding glutamate racemase, with amino-acid sequence MDQLTSSNRAIGILDSGVGGLTVVKEVFRQLPRETVVYFGDTRRCPYGPRSTEEVRQFTLEIVRFLMRFPLKALVIACNTATAAALELIREQVDIPVLGVIEPGARAAIKASKNGRIGVIGTQGTIQSAAYEKTLRRIHPNLFVVSHACPALVPLVESGVGPTEQAYRIVETSLAPMKGQDVDSLILGCTHYPLIADLIGKVMGEQVILISSAEETARELSVVLNHKRLLAEREQPAGQVSHQFFTSGEPEGFRRIAERWLGMSITVEQAELEPVATTGVSGV
- a CDS encoding XTP/dITP diphosphatase; protein product: MKAQRNSSWRWPDVVLATRNRHKTNEFDAVLRRELGLPVVDLTQATGVPDIVEDGDTFEANAIKKAETAMRALDRPVIADDSGLVVPALNGAPGVYSARYAGPDATDEDNNRKLLAELSCKPDKSRDAMFVCVIALAVPGEETRVVRGECHGRIADQPRGAYGFGYDPLFFVPEEGKTMAELPPERKNEISHRARAIQKLLELFRSQFAL
- a CDS encoding MarR family winged helix-turn-helix transcriptional regulator, which translates into the protein MRTHSHSPELVNKIERLLRGISTIVKQKGREILTRFPITPPQFTALIYLMEEGDLTIGELSQKMCLACSTMTDLVDRMEKSGFVTRVRDERDRRVVRIHMTERGETVIRDVMQARQEYLAEILGHFAPEEVKAIGQHLEMLYERMKD
- a CDS encoding metallophosphoesterase family protein: MRVLIVSDSHGKANLLKQIVQKVKADHVIHCGDFCTSADQLPDVSMTVVQGNCDWEDAPKESVWETGGIRFYVTHGHRYQVKTSLLPIRYRAEEVDAHIACFGHSHFPVCEQANGRLFINPGSIAYPRGFRVPSYAVLETDCTGTVHVTYYTTNGKIIGERGGSYVLF
- a CDS encoding MOSC domain-containing protein, giving the protein MHPIGEIKEIMRYPVKSFQGESVQRAKVMKYGLYGDRSHAFLDETRPDKFLTISQCPEMVRYQARFLGEESLNDYPPVEITTPDGKVYFWGDTELQHHIERMAGRKVSPVEFPPTHVPFGAIEEEHVQIVTDASLEKLQELWGKEIDVRRFRPNFLFTLYQKVPFVEDNWLGKMLKIGELELMVKRHCERCMIITVDPKDANRDTTLLKTVVKERNNCFGVYATVIKPGEIEVGQQVLLIE
- a CDS encoding RrF2 family transcriptional regulator; amino-acid sequence: MQFSVGVEYALHCLLHLIDQPSNQSIGIKQLAQYQGVSETYLGKVFTRLKKAGIVTSTPGVKGGYQLARNPEKITFLDVVEALEGKTPLFQCKEIRQNCVIYKDQPAPDWMVQDPCLIQCVMHEAEQKMKSYLATKTLAWLHEELNRKIPDQIQTKKREWFKQALS
- a CDS encoding MFS transporter, translated to MNPAMQNRFRLLVGWITLFIIGTDLFVVSPLLPLIAKNYHVTSAEAGWMVTAFSVAYVVGAPWLGSLSDKIGRRRLIVLGLFIFASANLLTAYSMHFYLLVASRLLVGLAAAAITPSIYAVTGDVAPDDRRGSWLAIVGSGLLMALWAGAPIGSLAGEVYGWTWVFIGLAVLSLLMMFLNQKVWPNVIVSGASLQASEHAKFFELIKAISPTIFWGTAVYGFYTYLGSGLRVENHFTGQMVALALTCYGIGAVIGSLNGGKLADRFGAKKVGTFSLVLLGALLIVIGVALHTQWLLLLCLALFAFLGYGFFPAHQMRLVQEHPHQRGAFMAWNNSGLYIGITLGSSIGSGIMSSLGFEWLPFVCCVSAFIGSLISYRTGSNKMETAAHSSTEERPISR